The DNA window CTTTAAATAAGGTCAGGTGTCCTTTTACCTCAACACCAAATATGGACCCTGAAAGGGGAATTTTAAACCCATCTGTCTCAGAGGATGTAGGTGGTTTTCCCCAGGAGCTGTTTATCAAGTGTCACAAGAAATAGAAGCCAATAAATGTTGAACATTTATTTTATAGGTTGCATTATCAATAAAAATGGTTATAAGATGCTGTATGTCCCGATATCACTTTGCACCCTGTTAGTTTGTAGTAATTCTCCATTTAAGAAAACCCCTTCCTACAATGACACCACATTCAGGAAGTGTCATAATTTCTTTGGTGGGAAAACTATGGCGCAAAGCTAAATAATTATAAAACACAGTTGTATCTACTTGTCACCTGTTAGTCTATGTCCCACTCAAATGTCCACCCAGTTAGGCTACTTTTTTAATTAATCGTTGTTTGATAGATAAGTTAAAATCCTGTTCAAGTGTTCACCATTATGCTAGCTAAATCTTGCGCACTCAGCGATAGCTAATTTAGGCTCAAAATGTCCGTTTGGTTCCACCTTGTTTAAATGCCTGAGCTTTACGAATAAGTTTTTGATATTATATTCAATTGTCCTTTGACAGAATCCATGTTTTATGTTGTCGGAATGGCACCGCATAGGAATAACCAAGATAGCAGAAGTGCGTTCTCGCCTACCTCCCTAACATAACACATCCCTGGTAGGGAGTTAACTAGCAGCTGTTAGGTTGCGTCACGGCCACTCCACCAGCCGCAAGACTCTACAGGGCAGGGGTGGTACGCTCTGCCGAATGCACCTGAACTGTCCTCACTGCCATCAATCCAGGACACCTACGTCACAACAAgtgtcgcaggaaggccaagaagatctcAGCCACCCGAGCGACGGTCTGTTCTCCCCGCGACCATCACTCAGACAGTGTCATGGCAACTATCActggccaatagcttctaccTCCAGAACATCAGGGTGCTGAATAGTCACTAGGCAGTGAACATTTACCCTGTCCCAACGGAATGGTATAATTGTTACAGCTGTAAATATGTATATTAGTTAATTCACTTCTCCCCTATGGACATTGTACACGCCCAATGGACATTTATCATCGCTAGTTGAAAATGTGCATATTAGCACTAACTTTTGTTACCTGCACTGTTGGGAGCATAACATTTCACTGTACACTGCAATTATTTGTGCGACCCTGTGCACGTGACTAATAAACAAAAGCTTGCAGCCTATGTGCAACAGATTCAGATCATTTTTTACTATTAACTACACATAGCTAGAAATGCCCAATGGCAAACTAGGCTAGCAAGGTAATCTAGTTCAAGCCAGTAAACTGCGAGTTATGCCATCATTCAACACAGGTATTTAAGATACAAAAGAACGCATGTAGCTATGGTTTCTTACTTCAGTCTATCCCGACAAAAAAAAACGTGTTCTTGAGTTAGTGTAGTCAATCTGCGAGCAGTGTGTGCAGACTTGCGTCTAACTTCCGGTAGGCAGCTTTCGTTTAACgaatttcaaaataaaagttgtGCAAAAACTTGGACTAAGAAATCGCTTCTTTTTTCCCCCCTTCACAAGAGAAACGGACCCGAATTACCATGGGATAAATTGAAAAGTTTAATATACAAGAAAGAAATCAATGAATGTGTCAAGCAAAACACTGACAGTTCAATCACTTTTAAATTGTGCAGTCTTCTAGATTAATAAAACATGACTAAGTGAAAACAACTTTTGCAGGTAGTAATGATCAAAATTACTTATCAAAAGTTAGTTGAATGATAAAATATTTACTTACATTTACACTAAaatcaaagacacacacacaatatctacTCCAACAAGAGCTGCTCTGCTTCCTCAAGAGCCTTATCCATTTCTTCAACTTCCAAGGAGAAATTCTCCCTCTCCTGCACCAGATGCTCCCGAGAATCGGTGAGAGCCTTCATGGTCTTTTGAACTTCCTGGAAATTAATTGTAAACAAGCTCTAGACAGACTGGCATACAGGATTACTGTCAATTCTGCTTTCATGTCAATCAAACATATGGAACTTACTGTTAGTTGTGCACTTTGTTCTGTTGCCATGTCACCAAATGTCTGCAGTTCACGTAACAGATCTTGGGAGACGTTCTGTATTGTTGGGAGAGATCCATTTGAAAGAAATCACTTAACAATTACAAAGCCAGATTCCTGCAAACAAGGACCTGAGTAACATTTGAGTCTAAATAATCAGACTGGAGTTCAACCATATGGCCGACAAAAAAATACCTTACCACCACCTCTCTTTGTTGATCCTCATTTTGCTGTGCAGTTTTTCCAATTTTCTCTCCCAAAACTGAGAAATAAAGTCAGAAGAAAGGTTAAAGCAATCTTTAGAAAGCTCACCAAACTGTCCAAATAAACACTGAACCTGTAACGGTGAACCAATTCCTGTCATCTAATGATTACCTGGATCAATATTTCCAGCAACTAGTAGCACATGGCAGTCCTTCAGTTGTTTCTGGACGTCTGCATTGGTTCCTTGGAGGTCACTGCATCGTTGTTCCAGCTGGGCAACTTTTTGCTGCAAAATTAAACACTTGTGTTGTTTATAAACTGACTACAGTGAAAGAGTGCACAATATAGCACTGAACCAAACAGAGAACAGTGACCATTCTCCTTCCTAAGACCTTCCATTCAATAGCCCATTGAAAAACCCTAGTGCATTTTGTTCACATAATAGCCGACATTTGGAACATAGTGAATCATCCCTTTAACGAACTTACCTGTGTTTCTGTAAGGTTTTTCTGTAGTTCTTCATTGGCTTCCAGTAAAAGTTGATTATGGCTCTTGAGTTCTGACTGCTGCCCATATCTGGTGGTAGGTCTATTAAAACAAAGACAATGCTATGAGAATGTAATTGTCAAATGTATTTCTCCCAACTTATAAAAAGGGGTATCTTACCCTTTATGCACTTTGGCTACAACATTCTTTCTGGAAAGAAAAGATAATGTAGATAGTCTTAACATCTTGCCCATACATAGCCTTTGTTATCTTCCCATTGTAAATTGAAAGTCAGTTACCTTGGTACATTCTCATTGAGAGGCTTGAAAATAGCAGTTTTTGGAAAGAAATTGAAGTCTGACGGTACAGCAGTCTCTTTGAAAACGTATTTATTGGCCGCCCTCTTCATTTCTGCAGCACTGCCAGCAGGTCGCACACCTGATATAGGTAAAGAACAAAATGCGAAATTAAGATTAGACAAGTAGCCCGGAGACAGATGTTGAATTTCATTGTATTCAACGTGAGCAATAAATTAGCATTTTGATCAGGAAAGTTCTCAAGACATGTACAAGCCAAAATGTTGCCTAAAATTATATTTTAATTTACCAGTACTTGTGATTGGTACTTTTGAAAGTAGGAACGGGAGAcctatccacaggaaagtataatTAAATTCAACTTAACCGTGTAAACAGTGCACAACATTTACGTTTATTGCGCCGACTGCAGGTTATGGAAATCTGAATGCACTACCAGAGcattgaaaaaaaatgtaattatactTTCATGTGGATATGCCTCACATTCCTATCTGCAAATGGACAAACTGCACGGACAACAGGTAAAGGTAAAATATAATTTAAGTCAACATTCTGGCTTGCGGAGGTTTGTGAGGGGAATTGTCCTGAGCCAAAAGCTTTCTGCCCAACCTAGAATTTAATATCGGGTTTCCAGGCTATGAGCCAAGATGCTTACTAGTTGCATTTTTTGTTGAATGACAAGACAAACACCGCTATCCCGGAGGCTTGCGGTGGAGGCGAGTTGTGTGAATGTAGAAACTGAAGGGGAAATAACTTACACTTACTCTGTCCGCATCTAGGAATTTTCGATGCCATCAAACTGTGTTGCAACGAAAATGGTAACTTTTAGGAATAAATATCCAAATTACACAACAAGCCAACAGCTGGCTAGTGACTGGCTATGAACTCCAACATATAAATTCACGCCACTTCAATACAGTTACGACCGGAAGTGACTTTCGtaacaggttaggataattaattaACGTGGAAAGTTACGAGAAATAGGTTAAGGTTTGGAAATAAGGTTTGGAAAAGGGTTAAcgaaaatgctctcctaacctgctatgaaaatcCTTTCCGGCCGTAACTGTATCGAAGTGGCGTGAAAAGAGTATCCCAGCTCCAGAACTATCAGCAGGGAAAGACGTAGCTATTCAACTCAAATGTACACCTCCACACCCACAGAATAAAACACTGAATGGGTAATATTCTGACATATCTGATTAATGTAGCAATAAAACAAAGCTTTCTTCCCGTATATTGTACTCAATAATAAAAACAGAGAAACTTACTTTAGAAAGCGCCCGTTCTGTTACAGCTAGCTCAATGAAGGCGCCAGACGATTTTAAAATATTGGTAACGTCACTTCCGTACCACGTTACATCAACACAGGAAATTACGTAGagggcttttttttttacatcagtgATTCCGACAGGGGACACACTGCTTCAATGCGAAGTGATTTACTTTTCCAAGGCAGCTGGTCCATgtcttaacattaataaatgtgagctcatggctgtcaaagattgtgtgaaactgaagatctcgtacaacgctgtgtactactcccttcacagaacagtgaaaactggctctaaccagaatagaaagagtgggaggccccggtgcacaactgagcaagagtgtctagtttgacaaACAGAcacctcaactggcagcttcattaaatagtacccacaaacaccagtctcaaagtcaacagtgaagaggtgactccgggatgctggcctgctatgcagagttgcaaagaaaaatatatatctcAGACTgggcaataaaaataaaagattaagatggcaaaagaacacagacactggacagaggaactctacctCGAAGGTGagcattccggagtcgcctcttcacgttgagactggtgttttgcgagtactatttaatgaaactgccagttgcggacttgtgaggcgtctgtttctcaaatgagacactctaatgtacttgtcctcttcctcagttgtacaccggggcctcacactcctctttctattctgattagagacagtttgagctgttctgtgaagggagtagtacacagtattgtacaagatcttcagtttcttggcaatttctcacatggaatagccttcatttcccagaacaaaaatagactgacgaatttcagaagaaagatgtttgtttctggccattttgagcctgtaatcgaacccacaaatgctgatgctccagatactcaactaaatttattgcttctttaaatcaggacaacagttttcagctgtgctaacataattgcaaaatggttttctaatgatcaattggccttttaaaatgataaacttggattagcaaacacaacgtgccattggaacacaggagtgatggttgctgataatgggcctctgtacgcctatgtagatattcaattttttttttaaatcagccgtttccagctacaatagtcatttacaacattaacaatgtctacactgtatttctgataaacttgatgttattttaatggtcaaaaatgtttgcttttctttcaaaaacaaggacatttctaagtgaccccaaacttttgaacggtagtgtacctaCTTATTAACAAAATTAATGAAGTTTGTtttaaattattcataaatattatcctgccaaccactatatgaagaagtaaAAACAATACATAAATtcaaatgtccctgtatttagcaccatccatcattccttctattctgaccagtttccctgtgcctgccagcaccatgcttcactgtaaggatggtgttctcagggtgatggagaggtgttgggtttgcaccagacattttctttgatggccaaaaagcaaaaTTTTAGTCtcttctgaccagagtaccttcttccatatgtttggggagtctcccatatgccttttggtgaacaccaaacgtgtttgcttatttttttctttaagaaatcttcttagggctaggccccttttttctccacttcctgcctgactgacgtgctcaaagtaaactgcctgtagctcaggcctgaagccaggatatacaTATAATTGCTATCattgggaagaaaacactttgaagtttgtagaaatgttaaat is part of the Oncorhynchus tshawytscha isolate Ot180627B linkage group LG18, Otsh_v2.0, whole genome shotgun sequence genome and encodes:
- the knstrn gene encoding small kinetochore-associated protein isoform X1; amino-acid sequence: MASKIPRCGQSKCVRPAGSAAEMKRAANKYVFKETAVPSDFNFFPKTAIFKPLNENVPRKNVVAKVHKGPTTRYGQQSELKSHNQLLLEANEELQKNLTETQQKVAQLEQRCSDLQGTNADVQKQLKDCHVLLVAGNIDPVLGEKIGKTAQQNEDQQREVVNVSQDLLRELQTFGDMATEQSAQLTEVQKTMKALTDSREHLVQERENFSLEVEEMDKALEEAEQLLLE
- the knstrn gene encoding small kinetochore-associated protein isoform X2, with the translated sequence MASKIPRCGQSVRPAGSAAEMKRAANKYVFKETAVPSDFNFFPKTAIFKPLNENVPRKNVVAKVHKGPTTRYGQQSELKSHNQLLLEANEELQKNLTETQQKVAQLEQRCSDLQGTNADVQKQLKDCHVLLVAGNIDPVLGEKIGKTAQQNEDQQREVVNVSQDLLRELQTFGDMATEQSAQLTEVQKTMKALTDSREHLVQERENFSLEVEEMDKALEEAEQLLLE
- the knstrn gene encoding small kinetochore-associated protein isoform X3 translates to MKRAANKYVFKETAVPSDFNFFPKTAIFKPLNENVPRKNVVAKVHKGPTTRYGQQSELKSHNQLLLEANEELQKNLTETQQKVAQLEQRCSDLQGTNADVQKQLKDCHVLLVAGNIDPVLGEKIGKTAQQNEDQQREVVNVSQDLLRELQTFGDMATEQSAQLTEVQKTMKALTDSREHLVQERENFSLEVEEMDKALEEAEQLLLE
- the knstrn gene encoding small kinetochore-associated protein isoform X4 gives rise to the protein MASKIPRCGQSKCVRPAGSAAEMKRAANKYVFKETAVPSDFNFFPKTAIFKPLNENVPRKNVVAKVHKGPTTRYGQQSELKSHNQLLLEANEELQKNLTETQQKVAQLEQRCSDLQGTNADVQKQLKDCHVLLVAGNIDPVLGEKIGKTAQQNEDQQREVVVRTSPKICYVNCRHLVTWQQNKVHN